The following coding sequences are from one Leptospira mayottensis 200901116 window:
- the nuoF gene encoding NADH-quinone oxidoreductase subunit NuoF — protein sequence MAEMKLLTKYIDNPQSAKLEFYESVHGYEGLKKALSMKPDDIIAEVKKSGLRGRGGAGFPTGLKWSFIPKDVPKPKYIICNADEGEPGTFKDRKLIENLPHQIIEGMIIGAKAIGSNKGFFYIRGEFQKGAKTMQAAIDEAYAKGYLGKNILGTDFDFDLILYEGAGAYICGEETALINSLEGRRGHPRLKPPFPAVSGLYRSPTVVNNVETFSAIPHILDKGADWYSKIGTEKSPGTRLFSVSGHVKRPGVYEIELGTPLLELVNDLCGGIVDDKPLKAVIPGGSSVPILTAEECKTANMDFESMAAHKTMLGSGAVIVLAEGADIVETTYRFARFYAHESCGQCTPCREGTHWVRDILYKIREGEGTTQDIDLILSLSRNMEGGTTICPLSDACVGAVRPAIQKFRAEFDARLKEKPAPVPNHPRRRKEDQIGEGGQRTP from the coding sequence ATGGCGGAAATGAAACTTCTTACGAAATACATAGACAACCCTCAGTCCGCCAAACTTGAGTTTTACGAATCGGTACACGGTTACGAAGGTTTAAAAAAAGCGCTTTCGATGAAACCGGACGATATCATCGCGGAAGTCAAAAAATCAGGTTTGCGAGGAAGAGGGGGTGCCGGTTTTCCTACCGGACTCAAATGGTCCTTTATCCCGAAGGACGTTCCCAAACCGAAATACATTATCTGTAACGCTGACGAAGGCGAACCCGGAACATTCAAAGATCGTAAACTGATTGAAAATCTTCCGCACCAAATCATAGAAGGAATGATCATCGGAGCAAAAGCCATTGGCTCGAACAAAGGATTCTTTTACATTCGGGGAGAATTTCAGAAAGGCGCCAAGACGATGCAGGCCGCAATCGACGAGGCGTACGCCAAAGGTTATCTCGGAAAGAATATTTTAGGCACCGATTTCGACTTCGATCTGATTTTGTACGAAGGTGCGGGCGCTTATATCTGCGGAGAAGAAACTGCACTTATCAATTCCCTGGAAGGAAGAAGAGGCCATCCAAGATTGAAGCCTCCTTTCCCTGCGGTATCGGGTTTGTATCGTTCTCCGACGGTGGTCAATAACGTGGAAACGTTTTCCGCGATTCCTCATATTTTGGATAAGGGTGCGGATTGGTATTCCAAGATCGGAACCGAAAAATCTCCGGGTACGAGACTTTTCAGCGTATCGGGTCACGTAAAAAGACCGGGTGTTTACGAAATCGAATTAGGAACTCCTTTATTAGAACTTGTGAATGATCTTTGCGGAGGAATCGTGGACGATAAACCTCTCAAGGCAGTGATTCCGGGCGGATCTTCGGTGCCGATTTTGACGGCGGAAGAATGTAAAACCGCGAACATGGACTTCGAATCCATGGCGGCTCATAAGACGATGCTCGGTTCGGGCGCAGTCATTGTGCTCGCGGAAGGCGCGGACATCGTGGAAACCACGTATCGTTTTGCGAGATTTTATGCTCACGAATCCTGCGGTCAGTGTACACCTTGTCGAGAAGGCACTCATTGGGTTCGGGATATTCTGTATAAAATCAGAGAAGGAGAGGGAACTACCCAGGACATCGACTTGATTCTTTCCTTGTCCAGAAATATGGAAGGTGGAACTACGATTTGTCCTCTTTCCGACGCTTGTGTGGGAGCGGTTCGCCCTGCGATTCAGAAGTTTCGCGCGGAGTTCGACGCTAGATTGAAAGAAAAACCGGCGCCTGTGCCCAATCATCCTCGAAGAAGAAAAGAAGATCAAATCGGCGAGGGGGGACAAAGAACTCCATGA
- the nuoH gene encoding NADH-quinone oxidoreductase subunit NuoH yields MNWNEVLFWLLKSGLFFFILITACAYYTLAERKVAGFIQDRKGPNRAGIWGLLQPLADGIKFLTKEEVFPTQVNKVMYLIAPAISMTCAIMAWSVVPLGGQIPLPQWLQDRTGLVFLDLQIANPDTGILFLFAISSLAVYGIIIAGWASNNKYSLLGAIRSTAQMISYELPLGMSVVSIVILTGSLKLTDISASQAGLWNIFKLPGFIAFCLFVVAMFAETNRLPFDLAEAESELVVGFHTEYGAFKFALFFIAEYMNMITMSCVVTLLFFGGYQVPFGILEGHVLQPLFGLFLFLGKVLFFTFLFVWVRWTLPRFRYDQLMSLGWKKLIPWAVLNILVASLYIQF; encoded by the coding sequence ATGAATTGGAATGAAGTTTTATTTTGGCTTTTGAAAAGCGGACTTTTCTTTTTTATTCTGATTACCGCCTGCGCGTATTATACGCTCGCAGAAAGAAAGGTGGCAGGTTTTATCCAGGATCGGAAAGGTCCGAACCGCGCCGGAATTTGGGGGCTTTTGCAACCACTTGCGGACGGGATTAAATTTTTAACCAAAGAGGAAGTGTTTCCGACTCAGGTGAACAAGGTTATGTATTTGATCGCTCCTGCGATTTCCATGACCTGTGCGATCATGGCCTGGTCTGTCGTTCCCTTGGGCGGTCAGATTCCTCTTCCACAATGGCTTCAAGATAGAACCGGTCTGGTATTTTTGGACTTGCAAATCGCTAACCCGGATACAGGAATTTTATTTTTGTTTGCGATTTCTTCCCTTGCGGTTTACGGAATTATCATTGCAGGATGGGCCAGTAACAATAAATATTCTTTGTTAGGTGCGATTCGTTCCACGGCCCAGATGATCAGCTATGAACTACCCCTCGGGATGAGCGTGGTTTCGATCGTGATCCTCACGGGTTCGCTGAAGCTTACGGATATCAGCGCGTCTCAGGCGGGGCTTTGGAATATCTTCAAACTTCCTGGGTTTATAGCGTTTTGTCTATTTGTAGTGGCGATGTTTGCGGAAACCAACCGTTTACCTTTCGACTTGGCGGAAGCGGAGTCGGAACTCGTGGTTGGATTTCACACCGAATACGGAGCGTTTAAGTTCGCATTATTTTTTATCGCGGAATACATGAACATGATCACGATGAGTTGTGTCGTAACACTTCTATTTTTCGGAGGATATCAGGTTCCGTTCGGAATTTTAGAAGGGCACGTATTGCAGCCGTTATTTGGACTTTTTTTATTTTTGGGAAAGGTTTTGTTCTTCACTTTTTTATTCGTGTGGGTGAGATGGACTCTTCCTCGTTTCCGCTACGATCAGCTTATGAGCCTCGGGTGGAAAAAACTGATTCCTTGGGCGGTTTTGAATATTCTGGTCGCGAGCCTCTATATACAATTTTAA
- a CDS encoding NADH-quinone oxidoreductase subunit J: MSFADQPQLLLFFLFASVMILSSLGVIFHPNAITAAVLLVLSFFSLAAIYAVMNAIFIATMQLLVYAGAIMVLVVFVLMLLSLRDDSTQFFIFQKPVKKLLYLGLVMFLGVLLTTAVQDGIPSETSQRIGYGETQDGKSPDYSFTIGYRRTEYRSEKSSIAILPVRAEGNTAVVGSAMFLRYLLPFELISILLLAAVLGAVVLGKKNLGKDVEI; encoded by the coding sequence ATGTCATTTGCAGATCAACCTCAGTTGCTTTTGTTCTTTCTGTTCGCTTCGGTGATGATACTCAGCTCTTTGGGGGTGATCTTTCATCCGAACGCTATCACGGCCGCAGTGCTTTTGGTTCTGAGTTTTTTTTCCTTGGCCGCGATCTACGCCGTGATGAACGCGATTTTTATCGCTACGATGCAGCTTCTCGTCTATGCGGGGGCGATCATGGTACTGGTCGTGTTCGTGCTGATGCTTTTGTCCCTCCGGGACGACTCGACTCAATTCTTTATCTTCCAGAAACCCGTTAAAAAACTCTTATATTTGGGACTAGTAATGTTTTTGGGGGTTCTTCTGACTACGGCGGTTCAGGACGGAATCCCTTCCGAAACCTCGCAACGAATCGGATATGGGGAAACTCAAGACGGAAAGTCTCCGGATTATTCTTTTACGATCGGTTATCGAAGGACGGAGTATCGGAGCGAAAAATCATCAATCGCAATTCTTCCTGTGAGAGCCGAGGGGAACACCGCTGTAGTGGGAAGCGCGATGTTTTTACGATATCTTCTCCCTTTTGAACTCATCTCCATTTTGTTACTCGCTGCGGTACTTGGAGCGGTCGTGCTCGGAAAAAAGAATTTAGGAAAGGACGTGGAAATATGA
- the nuoK gene encoding NADH-quinone oxidoreductase subunit NuoK: MSLWISGIPMHYYLILAMIIFTIGVAGVMVRRSAVLIFMSVELILNSVNLVFVTFSKALHQVDGEVVVFFVMAIAAAEAAIGLAIVIAIHRLKKTSYVDEMNLMKW; encoded by the coding sequence ATGAGTCTTTGGATATCCGGAATTCCAATGCACTACTATCTGATTCTCGCGATGATCATTTTCACGATCGGAGTGGCCGGTGTGATGGTTCGAAGAAGCGCCGTGTTGATCTTTATGTCGGTGGAATTGATTCTGAACTCTGTGAACCTGGTCTTCGTCACTTTTTCGAAAGCTTTGCACCAAGTGGACGGGGAAGTGGTCGTATTTTTTGTAATGGCTATTGCTGCCGCGGAAGCGGCCATCGGACTTGCGATCGTGATCGCGATCCATAGACTCAAAAAGACGAGTTACGTGGACGAAATGAATCTGATGAAATGGTAG